A genomic segment from Anabas testudineus chromosome 6, fAnaTes1.2, whole genome shotgun sequence encodes:
- the lsp1a gene encoding non-muscle caldesmon isoform X1, whose protein sequence is MSNALLRRKSSKQGLQNLMRLTAQRSIEDAEEIERERRRRARDDFRRRNSGSAPEESSPENETPAEQNIRYEGDLKPSSSLSLEEDEGFSDWTQRRERRRQQRLQELHQGAEEEEEEEEDMINKPIKSAQVSITSSVRLQRQQEDEERQAKERMEMEKRKEREEEAIRGERARREKEKEEEQKRKREEMKRREEIQMPKSEVEKRKEVKVSYTSKVFLHQEPKHSNTNGDASNEEVTSYISKTRRSISRSVDPEESEAILETEQRLEKIRRSLQAKESQEMEQLKQRQAEAEQELEELKRRREERRRIREEEERRREEEEQQRLAKEEEERRRMKEDIERRRMEAAERMKSLSTSSVEGDEAFSPISPKAPTHKITEKTESLNRSLKKSNSFKKTQPFVLTPKIDDKLEQYAHAVENSQEAWAVKASLSDLPCSPEVVASKKNLFEAGEAWNQSPTKPPTCKDTEGLKVGVANLITQWVKGPSDGSRQSLCRPADVKPGDVMQKKNMWEVIGDSSVGPGQRAKGSTAAKKYKFVVTGHGKYEKIPVDDESGGEFTNGKSGLFHSDY, encoded by the exons ATGTCCAACGCGCTGCTGAGAAGAAAATCCAGCAAACAGGGTTTACAAAACCTGATGAG gctGACGGCTCAGAGGAGCATAGAGGACGCTgaggagatagagagagagcgTCGACGTCGAGCTCGAGATGATTTTCGCCGGCGGAACAGCGGCTCAGCACCTGAAGAGTCATCACCGGAGAACGAGACGCCGGCAGAACAAAATAT CAGGTATGAGGGCGACCTGAAGCCGAGCAGCTCTCTGTCCCTGGAAGAGGACGAGGGCTTCAGCGACTGGACTCAACGCAGAGAGAGACGCAGGCAGCAGCGACTTCAGGAGCTCCATCAGGGagccgaggaggaggaggaagaagaggaggacatgATCAACAAACCCATAAAAAGCGCTCAGGTCTCCATCACGTCTTCAGTTCGACTGCAGAGACAGCAGGAGGACGAGGAGAGACAGGCGAAGGAAaggatggagatggagaaaaggaaggaaCGTGAAGAGGAGGCGATCCGAGGTGAGAGGGcgaggagggaaaaagagaaggaggaggaacagaagaggaagagggaggaaatgaagaggagggaggagattCAAATGCCAAAATCAGAG gtggagaaaagaaaagaagtgaaaGTCTCCTACACATCCAAGGTTTTTCTTCATCAAGAGCCTAAACACAGCAACACCAACGGAGACGCAAGCAACGAGGAAGTTACATCATACATCAGCAAAACAAGAAGATCCATCAG CAGATCCGTGGATCCGGAGGAGTCGGAGGCCATCCTGGAGACGGAGCAGCGCCTGGAGAAGATCCGGCGGAGCCTCCAGGCGAAGGAGAGCCAGGAGATGGAGCAGCTGAAGCAGCGACAAGCTGAGGCCgagcaggagctggaggagctgaagaggaggagggaggagcgTCGCAGAATCCGTGAGGAAGAGGAACGccggagggaggaagaggagcagcaaCGGCTGGCCAAAGAAGAG gaggagaggagacggaTGAAGGAGGACAtcgagaggaggaggatggaggcagcagagaggaTGAAGAGCCTGAGTACGTCCAGTGTGGAAGGAGACGAAGCGTTCAGTCCCATCAGTCCCAAAGCTCCCACACACAAG atcACAGAGAAAACGGAGTCCCTGAACCGCTCGCTGAAGAAAAG TAACAGCTTTAAGAAGACGCAGCCTTTTGTCCTGACGCCGAAAATTGACGACAAGCTGGAGCAGTACGCCCACGCTGTGGAG AACTCTCAAGAAGCCTGGGCAGTGAAGGCATCGCTGAGCGACCTACCCTGCTCACCTGAGGTTGTCGCCTCCAAGAAAAACCTGTTTGAGGCTGGAGAGGCCTGGAACCAGAGTCCTACTAAGCCACCAACCTGCAAG GACACTGAGGGTCTAAAGGTGGGTGTTGCCAACCTGATCACTCAGTGGGTGAAGGGCCCCTCAGACGGCAGCAGACAGTCTCTGTGCAGACCAGCA GATGTGAAGCCTGGAGACGTGATGCAGAAAAAGAACATGTGGGAGGTCATCGGAGACTCATCGGTTGGACCTGGACAAAGAGCCAAG GGCTCCACAGCTGCTAAAAAGTACAAATTCGTCGTCACTGGTCACGGTAAATATGAGAAAATCCCTGTGGATGATGAGAGCGGAGGAGAATTCACAAATGGAAAGTCTG
- the lsp1a gene encoding non-muscle caldesmon isoform X2 codes for MSNALLRRKSSKQGLQNLMRLTAQRSIEDAEEIERERRRRARDDFRRRNSGSAPEESSPENETPAEQNIRYEGDLKPSSSLSLEEDEGFSDWTQRRERRRQQRLQELHQGAEEEEEEEEDMINKPIKSAQVSITSSVRLQRQQEDEERQAKERMEMEKRKEREEEAIRGERARREKEKEEEQKRKREEMKRREEIQMPKSEVEKRKEVKVSYTSKVFLHQEPKHSNTNGDASNEEVTSYISKTRRSIRSVDPEESEAILETEQRLEKIRRSLQAKESQEMEQLKQRQAEAEQELEELKRRREERRRIREEEERRREEEEQQRLAKEEEERRRMKEDIERRRMEAAERMKSLSTSSVEGDEAFSPISPKAPTHKITEKTESLNRSLKKSNSFKKTQPFVLTPKIDDKLEQYAHAVENSQEAWAVKASLSDLPCSPEVVASKKNLFEAGEAWNQSPTKPPTCKDTEGLKVGVANLITQWVKGPSDGSRQSLCRPADVKPGDVMQKKNMWEVIGDSSVGPGQRAKGSTAAKKYKFVVTGHGKYEKIPVDDESGGEFTNGKSGLFHSDY; via the exons ATGTCCAACGCGCTGCTGAGAAGAAAATCCAGCAAACAGGGTTTACAAAACCTGATGAG gctGACGGCTCAGAGGAGCATAGAGGACGCTgaggagatagagagagagcgTCGACGTCGAGCTCGAGATGATTTTCGCCGGCGGAACAGCGGCTCAGCACCTGAAGAGTCATCACCGGAGAACGAGACGCCGGCAGAACAAAATAT CAGGTATGAGGGCGACCTGAAGCCGAGCAGCTCTCTGTCCCTGGAAGAGGACGAGGGCTTCAGCGACTGGACTCAACGCAGAGAGAGACGCAGGCAGCAGCGACTTCAGGAGCTCCATCAGGGagccgaggaggaggaggaagaagaggaggacatgATCAACAAACCCATAAAAAGCGCTCAGGTCTCCATCACGTCTTCAGTTCGACTGCAGAGACAGCAGGAGGACGAGGAGAGACAGGCGAAGGAAaggatggagatggagaaaaggaaggaaCGTGAAGAGGAGGCGATCCGAGGTGAGAGGGcgaggagggaaaaagagaaggaggaggaacagaagaggaagagggaggaaatgaagaggagggaggagattCAAATGCCAAAATCAGAG gtggagaaaagaaaagaagtgaaaGTCTCCTACACATCCAAGGTTTTTCTTCATCAAGAGCCTAAACACAGCAACACCAACGGAGACGCAAGCAACGAGGAAGTTACATCATACATCAGCAAAACAAGAAGATCCATCAG ATCCGTGGATCCGGAGGAGTCGGAGGCCATCCTGGAGACGGAGCAGCGCCTGGAGAAGATCCGGCGGAGCCTCCAGGCGAAGGAGAGCCAGGAGATGGAGCAGCTGAAGCAGCGACAAGCTGAGGCCgagcaggagctggaggagctgaagaggaggagggaggagcgTCGCAGAATCCGTGAGGAAGAGGAACGccggagggaggaagaggagcagcaaCGGCTGGCCAAAGAAGAG gaggagaggagacggaTGAAGGAGGACAtcgagaggaggaggatggaggcagcagagaggaTGAAGAGCCTGAGTACGTCCAGTGTGGAAGGAGACGAAGCGTTCAGTCCCATCAGTCCCAAAGCTCCCACACACAAG atcACAGAGAAAACGGAGTCCCTGAACCGCTCGCTGAAGAAAAG TAACAGCTTTAAGAAGACGCAGCCTTTTGTCCTGACGCCGAAAATTGACGACAAGCTGGAGCAGTACGCCCACGCTGTGGAG AACTCTCAAGAAGCCTGGGCAGTGAAGGCATCGCTGAGCGACCTACCCTGCTCACCTGAGGTTGTCGCCTCCAAGAAAAACCTGTTTGAGGCTGGAGAGGCCTGGAACCAGAGTCCTACTAAGCCACCAACCTGCAAG GACACTGAGGGTCTAAAGGTGGGTGTTGCCAACCTGATCACTCAGTGGGTGAAGGGCCCCTCAGACGGCAGCAGACAGTCTCTGTGCAGACCAGCA GATGTGAAGCCTGGAGACGTGATGCAGAAAAAGAACATGTGGGAGGTCATCGGAGACTCATCGGTTGGACCTGGACAAAGAGCCAAG GGCTCCACAGCTGCTAAAAAGTACAAATTCGTCGTCACTGGTCACGGTAAATATGAGAAAATCCCTGTGGATGATGAGAGCGGAGGAGAATTCACAAATGGAAAGTCTG
- the lsp1a gene encoding non-muscle caldesmon isoform X3 produces the protein MSNALLRRKSSKQGLQNLMRLTAQRSIEDAEEIERERRRRARDDFRRRNSGSAPEESSPENETPAEQNMYEGDLKPSSSLSLEEDEGFSDWTQRRERRRQQRLQELHQGAEEEEEEEEDMINKPIKSAQVSITSSVRLQRQQEDEERQAKERMEMEKRKEREEEAIRGERARREKEKEEEQKRKREEMKRREEIQMPKSEVEKRKEVKVSYTSKVFLHQEPKHSNTNGDASNEEVTSYISKTRRSISRSVDPEESEAILETEQRLEKIRRSLQAKESQEMEQLKQRQAEAEQELEELKRRREERRRIREEEERRREEEEQQRLAKEEEERRRMKEDIERRRMEAAERMKSLSTSSVEGDEAFSPISPKAPTHKITEKTESLNRSLKKSNSFKKTQPFVLTPKIDDKLEQYAHAVENSQEAWAVKASLSDLPCSPEVVASKKNLFEAGEAWNQSPTKPPTCKDTEGLKVGVANLITQWVKGPSDGSRQSLCRPADVKPGDVMQKKNMWEVIGDSSVGPGQRAKGSTAAKKYKFVVTGHGKYEKIPVDDESGGEFTNGKSGLFHSDY, from the exons ATGTCCAACGCGCTGCTGAGAAGAAAATCCAGCAAACAGGGTTTACAAAACCTGATGAG gctGACGGCTCAGAGGAGCATAGAGGACGCTgaggagatagagagagagcgTCGACGTCGAGCTCGAGATGATTTTCGCCGGCGGAACAGCGGCTCAGCACCTGAAGAGTCATCACCGGAGAACGAGACGCCGGCAGAACAAAATAT GTATGAGGGCGACCTGAAGCCGAGCAGCTCTCTGTCCCTGGAAGAGGACGAGGGCTTCAGCGACTGGACTCAACGCAGAGAGAGACGCAGGCAGCAGCGACTTCAGGAGCTCCATCAGGGagccgaggaggaggaggaagaagaggaggacatgATCAACAAACCCATAAAAAGCGCTCAGGTCTCCATCACGTCTTCAGTTCGACTGCAGAGACAGCAGGAGGACGAGGAGAGACAGGCGAAGGAAaggatggagatggagaaaaggaaggaaCGTGAAGAGGAGGCGATCCGAGGTGAGAGGGcgaggagggaaaaagagaaggaggaggaacagaagaggaagagggaggaaatgaagaggagggaggagattCAAATGCCAAAATCAGAG gtggagaaaagaaaagaagtgaaaGTCTCCTACACATCCAAGGTTTTTCTTCATCAAGAGCCTAAACACAGCAACACCAACGGAGACGCAAGCAACGAGGAAGTTACATCATACATCAGCAAAACAAGAAGATCCATCAG CAGATCCGTGGATCCGGAGGAGTCGGAGGCCATCCTGGAGACGGAGCAGCGCCTGGAGAAGATCCGGCGGAGCCTCCAGGCGAAGGAGAGCCAGGAGATGGAGCAGCTGAAGCAGCGACAAGCTGAGGCCgagcaggagctggaggagctgaagaggaggagggaggagcgTCGCAGAATCCGTGAGGAAGAGGAACGccggagggaggaagaggagcagcaaCGGCTGGCCAAAGAAGAG gaggagaggagacggaTGAAGGAGGACAtcgagaggaggaggatggaggcagcagagaggaTGAAGAGCCTGAGTACGTCCAGTGTGGAAGGAGACGAAGCGTTCAGTCCCATCAGTCCCAAAGCTCCCACACACAAG atcACAGAGAAAACGGAGTCCCTGAACCGCTCGCTGAAGAAAAG TAACAGCTTTAAGAAGACGCAGCCTTTTGTCCTGACGCCGAAAATTGACGACAAGCTGGAGCAGTACGCCCACGCTGTGGAG AACTCTCAAGAAGCCTGGGCAGTGAAGGCATCGCTGAGCGACCTACCCTGCTCACCTGAGGTTGTCGCCTCCAAGAAAAACCTGTTTGAGGCTGGAGAGGCCTGGAACCAGAGTCCTACTAAGCCACCAACCTGCAAG GACACTGAGGGTCTAAAGGTGGGTGTTGCCAACCTGATCACTCAGTGGGTGAAGGGCCCCTCAGACGGCAGCAGACAGTCTCTGTGCAGACCAGCA GATGTGAAGCCTGGAGACGTGATGCAGAAAAAGAACATGTGGGAGGTCATCGGAGACTCATCGGTTGGACCTGGACAAAGAGCCAAG GGCTCCACAGCTGCTAAAAAGTACAAATTCGTCGTCACTGGTCACGGTAAATATGAGAAAATCCCTGTGGATGATGAGAGCGGAGGAGAATTCACAAATGGAAAGTCTG